One Myxococcota bacterium DNA segment encodes these proteins:
- the grxD gene encoding Grx4 family monothiol glutaredoxin, which produces MNEDMRSRIAALVQDHPVLLFMKGHRHMPQCGFSATVVQILDQLLPEYETVNVLEDPEIREGVKAFSSWPTIPQLYVGGEFQGGCDIVIEMYESGELQRLLDKAAA; this is translated from the coding sequence ATGAACGAAGACATGCGCAGCCGCATCGCCGCCCTCGTGCAGGACCACCCGGTCCTGCTCTTCATGAAAGGGCACCGCCACATGCCGCAGTGTGGGTTCTCGGCAACGGTCGTTCAGATCCTCGATCAGCTGCTCCCCGAGTACGAGACGGTGAACGTGCTCGAAGACCCCGAAATCCGCGAAGGCGTGAAGGCGTTCTCGTCGTGGCCGACGATTCCCCAGCTCTATGTGGGCGGTGAGTTCCAGGGCGGCTGCGACATCGTGATCGAGATGTACGAGAGCGGCGAACTCCAGCGCCTGCTCGACAAAGCCGCGGCCTGA
- a CDS encoding PilZ domain-containing protein, giving the protein MLDANRPDIQAVFLDRGELDDVRSLLRDLEIEFCAARNATVGEQVALLISTPDQARALAAGDAEAPPHRLHLSVCRDAADLSVPCDLTLSRPIDPEALRLLARRLDADGADRRLATRVALALPVQIVVGEDRRDVVLARASIGGCGLISPAPVPVGAPLRIEVPEDLTAPRRLALAGCALSCRETTTADGDTFDISVAFEPLELTDRVTLRSLMAGHAVDYRPERGKAKRNGQRVGRERPRGRYRRRVLAACRGDAAVLLARDLSSEGVAIELQDHFTLGDRIRVALTDTSPDPPLLLEAVLERREEDSGFLRFCTLDDSAQARLDALLRAVAGEDSDEARLSL; this is encoded by the coding sequence GTGCTGGACGCGAATCGACCGGACATTCAGGCCGTGTTCCTCGACCGCGGGGAGCTCGACGATGTGCGCAGTCTGCTGCGCGACCTCGAGATCGAGTTCTGCGCAGCGCGCAACGCCACGGTCGGCGAGCAGGTCGCGCTGCTGATCTCGACGCCCGACCAGGCGCGCGCCCTCGCGGCGGGCGACGCGGAGGCGCCGCCCCATCGCCTGCATCTCTCCGTCTGCCGGGACGCAGCAGACCTGTCGGTTCCCTGCGACCTGACCTTGTCTCGCCCGATCGACCCCGAGGCGTTGCGGCTGCTCGCGCGCCGTCTGGATGCGGACGGCGCCGATCGCCGACTCGCCACCCGGGTCGCGCTCGCGCTGCCGGTGCAGATCGTGGTCGGCGAGGACCGCCGCGACGTCGTGCTGGCCCGCGCTTCGATCGGAGGCTGCGGGCTGATCTCGCCGGCACCGGTGCCCGTGGGCGCGCCCCTGCGGATCGAGGTGCCCGAGGATCTCACCGCGCCGCGCCGCCTCGCGCTGGCCGGCTGCGCGCTCTCCTGCCGCGAGACGACCACGGCGGACGGCGACACCTTCGACATCTCGGTGGCCTTCGAGCCCCTGGAACTGACCGATCGCGTGACTCTCCGGTCGCTGATGGCGGGACACGCGGTCGACTATCGGCCGGAGCGCGGCAAGGCGAAGCGCAACGGCCAGCGGGTCGGACGCGAGCGGCCGCGGGGTCGCTACCGACGCCGGGTGCTCGCGGCCTGCCGCGGCGACGCCGCCGTCCTGCTCGCACGCGATCTTTCGAGTGAGGGCGTGGCGATCGAGCTGCAGGACCACTTCACGCTCGGCGATCGGATTCGGGTCGCGCTGACCGACACCTCACCCGATCCGCCGCTGCTGCTCGAGGCGGTGCTCGAGCGGCGCGAAGAGGACAGCGGCTTCCTCCGCTTCTGCACCCTCGACGACTCGGCCCAGGCGCGCCTGGATGCGCTCCTGCGCGCCGTCGCTGGCGAAGACAGCGACGAAGCGCGCCTCTCGCTCTAG
- a CDS encoding MarR family transcriptional regulator yields MSATAESAEAAFVDAWASMAGLFSFSPSTARISGLLIGSGHALSPAEISERLGLSRGNVSMCLKELRGWGVVQRSSRPGDRCDYYESRGDLFEQTLAIARERKRREFDPVVHQALDALATLSEQADDPERAARLAAIGEYLRTVDRLGREVLDNPMASAAMIALLKSQFGAEGNDA; encoded by the coding sequence ATGTCAGCGACTGCCGAATCTGCGGAAGCCGCGTTCGTCGATGCCTGGGCATCGATGGCGGGGCTGTTCAGTTTCAGCCCATCGACCGCACGGATCAGCGGGCTCCTGATCGGCTCGGGCCACGCCCTCTCGCCAGCGGAGATCTCGGAAAGGCTCGGGCTGAGCCGGGGCAACGTGAGCATGTGCTTGAAGGAGCTGCGCGGTTGGGGAGTCGTGCAGCGGTCGTCGCGCCCAGGCGACCGGTGCGACTACTACGAGAGCCGCGGCGATCTCTTCGAGCAAACCCTCGCGATCGCCCGCGAGCGCAAGCGACGCGAGTTCGATCCCGTCGTGCATCAGGCGCTCGATGCCCTCGCAACGCTCTCCGAGCAGGCCGACGACCCAGAGCGGGCCGCGCGACTGGCGGCGATCGGTGAGTACCTACGCACCGTCGACCGCCTGGGACGGGAGGTTCTCGACAACCCAATGGCCTCGGCCGCCATGATCGCACTCTTGAAGAGCCAGTTCGGAGCGGAAGGAAATGATGCCTAG
- a CDS encoding acyltransferase family protein produces MTAPQRYPAFDALRASAMELGLVLHAAVPYTQGCPSSWAVCDPSRSGLFDLANTLIHAVRMPAFFLMSGFFAALLWDRVGTRAFLRHRVKRIVVPFVVACLVLVPLTRAIWIWGAFARPIDPVVGDFIASLSAHFHEHGLGVFATVWHLWFLEYLLIHTAVFVGWQGLFDGRSFPGTARLGSGLTGRARAVWLVVPTAIAMGFMSGWNVDGVSELAPVPHLLAYYGLFFAAGAVLFSRRAELDRLAHGWRAHLLVAVAVVLPGLIALSRVAAGAPAPWVDVAGRVLSAVLTCSLLYGVVGFFWVRFSDAHPTQRYLSDAAYFVYLTHFPLIAALGICAASWPLPAALKFAGVLGVSFPLLLALYHTGVRYRGLGRWLHGPRERPVEGRS; encoded by the coding sequence GTGACCGCTCCACAGCGCTACCCCGCCTTCGACGCCCTGCGGGCGAGCGCGATGGAGCTGGGACTCGTCCTGCACGCGGCGGTTCCCTACACCCAGGGGTGTCCCTCGAGCTGGGCGGTTTGCGACCCGTCCCGCAGCGGCCTCTTCGATCTGGCGAACACCCTGATCCACGCGGTGCGGATGCCCGCGTTCTTCCTGATGTCCGGGTTCTTCGCCGCGCTCCTGTGGGATCGCGTGGGCACGCGCGCCTTCCTCCGCCATCGGGTGAAGCGGATCGTCGTGCCGTTCGTCGTGGCCTGTCTCGTCCTGGTGCCGCTGACCCGCGCGATCTGGATCTGGGGAGCGTTCGCGCGTCCCATCGACCCGGTGGTGGGGGACTTCATCGCCTCCCTGTCCGCTCACTTTCATGAGCACGGGCTCGGCGTCTTCGCGACGGTCTGGCACCTCTGGTTCCTGGAGTACCTGCTGATCCACACCGCCGTGTTCGTGGGTTGGCAGGGCCTCTTCGACGGGCGTTCGTTCCCAGGAACGGCGCGTCTCGGATCGGGGCTCACCGGTCGCGCGCGCGCCGTCTGGCTCGTGGTTCCCACGGCGATCGCGATGGGCTTCATGAGCGGTTGGAACGTCGACGGCGTCTCGGAGCTGGCGCCCGTTCCGCATCTGCTCGCCTACTACGGGCTCTTCTTCGCGGCGGGGGCCGTGCTGTTCTCGCGACGCGCCGAGCTCGACCGGCTCGCCCACGGCTGGCGTGCGCACCTGCTGGTCGCCGTGGCGGTCGTGCTGCCGGGGTTGATCGCGCTGAGCCGGGTCGCCGCGGGCGCGCCCGCGCCCTGGGTCGACGTCGCCGGGCGCGTCCTCTCCGCCGTGCTCACCTGCAGCTTGCTCTACGGCGTCGTGGGCTTCTTCTGGGTGCGCTTCTCGGACGCCCATCCGACCCAGCGCTACCTCTCGGACGCCGCCTACTTCGTCTACCTGACCCACTTCCCGCTGATCGCGGCGCTCGGGATCTGCGCGGCCTCCTGGCCGCTGCCGGCCGCGCTGAAGTTCGCCGGGGTGCTGGGCGTCAGCTTCCCTCTGCTACTGGCGCTGTATCACACGGGCGTGCGCTACCGGGGCTTGGGGCGTTGGCTCCACGGGCCGCGGGAGCGGCCCGTGGAAGGCCGGAGCTAG
- a CDS encoding isocitrate lyase/phosphoenolpyruvate mutase family protein: MGQRQRFLELHKTPFIIPNPWDRGSVRLLETAGFPALATTSAGFAGTRGRLDGDVTRDEVLAHARDLVGVTELPISADLENGFGDRPEDAAETIRGAAETGLAGGSIEDYGGPDVGLYPAELAAERIRAAVEANQGLEEPLVLTARAENHFRGHPDLADTITRLQAFQEAGADVLYAPGLSSLEDFRSVVASVDRPINGLILPGGPSVPELFEAGVTRVSTGSALHMATQAALLEAAQELLGAGTHAFWQRALAHAGSVRDALS, translated from the coding sequence ATGGGTCAGCGCCAACGCTTCCTCGAGCTTCACAAGACGCCCTTCATCATCCCCAACCCCTGGGATCGCGGCTCGGTGCGGCTGCTCGAGACGGCCGGGTTTCCCGCCCTCGCCACCACCAGTGCCGGGTTCGCGGGCACCCGCGGGCGGCTGGATGGGGACGTGACCCGCGACGAGGTGCTCGCCCACGCGCGCGACCTCGTCGGTGTCACCGAGTTGCCGATCTCTGCCGATCTCGAGAACGGGTTCGGAGACCGTCCCGAGGACGCGGCCGAGACGATCCGCGGCGCGGCCGAGACCGGGCTCGCGGGTGGCTCGATCGAGGACTACGGCGGACCCGACGTCGGTCTCTATCCGGCCGAGTTGGCGGCCGAGCGCATTCGTGCGGCGGTGGAGGCGAACCAGGGGCTCGAGGAGCCGCTGGTTCTGACGGCTCGCGCCGAGAATCACTTCCGGGGCCATCCGGATCTGGCAGACACCATCACGCGCTTGCAGGCGTTCCAGGAGGCCGGCGCCGATGTGCTCTACGCGCCGGGTCTCTCGAGCCTGGAGGACTTCCGGAGCGTCGTCGCATCGGTGGACCGTCCGATCAACGGGCTCATCCTGCCGGGGGGTCCCTCCGTGCCCGAGCTGTTCGAGGCGGGCGTCACGCGCGTCTCGACGGGGAGTGCCCTCCACATGGCGACCCAGGCGGCGCTGCTCGAGGCGGCCCAGGAGTTGCTGGGCGCGGGCACCCACGCGTTCTGGCAGCGAGCGCTCGCCCACGCCGGATCCGTTCGCGACGCCTTGAGCTGA
- a CDS encoding TPM domain-containing protein has protein sequence MPRLEARVTDLADVLAPDAEARLASQLAALEQETSHQLAVLTVPSLEGEPIEEFALRVAEGWGLGRAGFDKGVLLVVAIAERRIRIEVGYGLEGAIPDVTAKRIISDGIRPLFRRGDMAGGITAGVNALDAAARGEVLPLPERGRPRRGGLPLEELAFAVFFGGIWARILSGGKRVGGALVGAGIAAGMATLWAGFGWWVGVAAVLAFLFGMWWPGHPGSLGSHGRGGAWGGGFGGGGFGGGGFSGGGGGFGGGGASGGW, from the coding sequence ATGCCGCGCCTCGAGGCGCGCGTCACCGATCTGGCGGACGTGCTCGCACCCGACGCGGAGGCGCGGCTCGCGTCGCAGCTGGCCGCCCTCGAGCAGGAGACGAGCCATCAGCTGGCCGTGCTCACGGTCCCGTCGCTCGAGGGCGAGCCGATCGAGGAGTTTGCGCTGCGCGTGGCCGAAGGCTGGGGGCTCGGGCGCGCCGGCTTCGACAAAGGCGTGCTGCTCGTCGTCGCGATCGCCGAACGCCGCATCCGCATCGAGGTGGGCTATGGGCTCGAGGGGGCGATCCCGGACGTCACGGCGAAGCGCATCATCTCGGATGGAATCCGCCCGCTGTTTCGCCGCGGCGACATGGCCGGGGGCATCACGGCCGGGGTGAACGCGCTCGACGCCGCGGCGCGCGGCGAAGTCCTCCCCCTGCCCGAGCGCGGCAGGCCCCGCCGCGGCGGCTTGCCCCTCGAAGAGCTCGCCTTCGCCGTGTTCTTCGGCGGGATCTGGGCGCGCATTCTCTCCGGTGGCAAACGCGTCGGGGGTGCGCTGGTGGGTGCGGGGATCGCGGCCGGTATGGCGACTCTCTGGGCCGGCTTCGGATGGTGGGTCGGGGTCGCGGCGGTGCTGGCGTTCCTGTTCGGCATGTGGTGGCCGGGGCACCCGGGTTCGCTGGGTTCGCATGGGCGTGGCGGCGCCTGGGGGGGCGGCTTCGGCGGTGGCGGTTTCGGAGGCGGTGGCTTCAGCGGTGGAGGCGGAGGCTTCGGAGGCGGCGGCGCCTCGGGGGGTTGGTAG
- a CDS encoding Rrf2 family transcriptional regulator: MQLLASEEYGLRCLLQVARAGGPDATPVSISAIAEAEGLSPQYTAKLMRELRIGKLVESVRGADGGYRLARPAREISVWNALQVLGGTFFSEAFCACHGGQQPQCVRSSDCSLRALWRTIQAALRDTLEGVSLADLQRDERSMLHWLDPSRLTPLTALPTPKEDPQ, encoded by the coding sequence GTGCAGCTCCTGGCCAGTGAAGAGTACGGCCTTCGCTGCCTGCTCCAAGTGGCGCGGGCGGGCGGGCCCGACGCGACCCCGGTCTCGATCTCCGCGATCGCCGAAGCCGAGGGGCTCTCGCCGCAGTACACGGCGAAGCTGATGCGCGAGCTGCGGATCGGGAAGCTGGTCGAGAGCGTGCGCGGTGCCGACGGCGGTTACCGTCTGGCGCGACCGGCCCGCGAGATCAGCGTCTGGAACGCGCTCCAGGTCCTCGGGGGCACCTTCTTCTCCGAAGCCTTCTGCGCCTGCCACGGCGGCCAGCAGCCCCAGTGCGTACGAAGCAGCGACTGCTCGCTCCGCGCGCTCTGGCGCACGATCCAGGCGGCCCTGCGCGACACCCTCGAGGGCGTGTCCCTCGCCGACCTTCAACGCGACGAGCGCAGCATGCTGCACTGGCTCGACCCGTCGCGGCTCACCCCACTCACCGCCCTGCCGACTCCGAAGGAGGACCCGCAATGA
- a CDS encoding patatin-like phospholipase family protein, with protein sequence MAGGEEKLAFVMAGGGSLGAIQVGMLRALAAHRVVPDLLVGASVGAINSAYFGWSPDGEGVAGLERIWRGITRGTIFPFSPMRSVLGICAVGDSLVKPDGLRRMLQRNLPYERLEDTQVPVYAVATDILSGTEVVVSKGDAIDALVASAAIPGMFPPARVGDREVVDGGVASNTPISVAATLGATRVVVLPAGYACALGKRPRGPLGVVLNSLNHIMCRQLVVDVERFQRDIEVLVVPPLCPLKVSSSDFSRTEELMDAGESTTAAWIDDGGLEGRTGDPFPMQLMPHIH encoded by the coding sequence ATGGCAGGCGGCGAAGAGAAGTTGGCGTTCGTGATGGCCGGCGGTGGCAGTCTGGGCGCCATCCAGGTCGGCATGCTCCGCGCATTGGCGGCCCATCGTGTGGTGCCGGACCTGCTGGTGGGGGCCTCCGTCGGGGCGATCAACTCGGCCTACTTCGGCTGGTCGCCCGACGGCGAGGGTGTCGCTGGTCTCGAGCGCATCTGGCGTGGAATCACCCGCGGCACGATCTTCCCCTTCTCGCCGATGCGCAGCGTGCTGGGGATCTGCGCGGTGGGAGACAGCCTCGTGAAGCCCGACGGACTGCGGCGCATGCTCCAGCGCAATCTTCCCTACGAGCGCCTCGAGGACACCCAGGTGCCGGTCTACGCCGTGGCCACCGACATCCTGTCGGGGACCGAGGTGGTCGTGTCGAAGGGAGACGCGATCGATGCGCTCGTCGCCAGTGCGGCGATTCCCGGCATGTTCCCGCCGGCGCGCGTCGGTGACCGCGAGGTCGTGGACGGCGGTGTTGCCAGCAATACGCCGATCTCGGTGGCCGCCACGCTAGGCGCCACCCGGGTGGTGGTCCTGCCCGCGGGCTACGCCTGCGCGCTCGGCAAGCGGCCGCGCGGGCCTCTCGGCGTCGTGTTGAACTCCCTGAACCACATCATGTGCCGTCAGCTCGTGGTGGACGTCGAGCGCTTCCAGCGCGACATCGAGGTCCTGGTGGTGCCGCCTCTTTGCCCGTTGAAGGTGTCGTCGTCGGACTTCAGCCGTACGGAAGAGCTGATGGATGCGGGCGAGAGCACGACCGCGGCCTGGATCGACGACGGAGGGCTCGAGGGACGCACCGGCGATCCCTTCCCCATGCAGCTGATGCCCCACATCCACTGA
- a CDS encoding LemA family protein: MNQSLRYARVACLLVVLALAPQGCGYNRIQGADEEVKAAWSEVSNQYQRRADLIPNLVATVKGAADFERETLEAVVRARASATKIEAGPELLENAEMFRQYQAAQGELSRSLGRLLVTVERYPDIKATEAFRDLQAQLEGTENRIAVARKRYVDQVAEYNKLVRFFPTNLTARWLLGAEVRPNFEAEPGAETAPEVQF, translated from the coding sequence GTGAATCAGAGCCTTCGCTACGCGCGCGTGGCCTGCCTTCTCGTCGTATTGGCCCTGGCGCCCCAGGGCTGCGGCTACAACCGCATCCAGGGTGCGGACGAAGAGGTGAAGGCCGCCTGGTCGGAAGTCAGCAACCAGTACCAGCGTCGCGCCGACCTGATCCCGAACCTGGTCGCGACAGTGAAGGGCGCCGCCGATTTCGAGCGCGAGACCCTCGAGGCGGTCGTGCGCGCCCGCGCCAGCGCGACGAAGATCGAGGCCGGCCCCGAGCTGCTGGAGAACGCCGAGATGTTCCGGCAGTACCAGGCGGCCCAGGGCGAGCTCTCCCGTTCGCTGGGTCGGCTCCTCGTCACCGTCGAACGCTACCCTGACATCAAGGCGACCGAGGCCTTCCGCGACCTCCAGGCTCAGCTCGAGGGCACCGAGAATCGCATCGCCGTCGCGCGCAAGCGCTACGTCGATCAGGTCGCCGAGTACAACAAGCTCGTGCGCTTCTTCCCGACCAACCTGACGGCGCGCTGGCTGCTCGGCGCCGAGGTCCGCCCGAACTTCGAAGCGGAGCCGGGTGCCGAGACGGCGCCGGAGGTGCAGTTCTGA
- a CDS encoding fatty acid desaturase: MPSATSHRLEHPASALTRDALQPVTNGGAAASGSIGRIEFAPGKSLWLWLHLVAAGVVLARGIAIGDALAACLLTLPTLCLGHSVGLHRGIIHRTYRTSRFFQRFLVSLFLLTGLGGPLSWIRLHHVRDYWQNRSDCPRYFAYRHSLLRDFLWNLHFRFVPASWDRYELDPEIESDPFLRFCERTWWIWPILGFALVGGTWGWETALVVGPARVAGGVVGHWFIGFWTHKHGRSRFDIAGATEVGTNSLLLGWISFGEGFHNNHHAHPDSARFGVEPSEFDLGWTMLLALERLGLVRDLRAWSRGNAPRRSQAPGFERALAPLRAVER; encoded by the coding sequence ATGCCTAGCGCGACTTCCCACCGTCTAGAACACCCCGCGAGCGCGCTGACGCGCGACGCCCTGCAACCCGTCACGAACGGCGGCGCTGCGGCGTCGGGATCCATCGGTCGCATCGAGTTCGCTCCCGGGAAGTCCCTGTGGCTCTGGCTTCATCTGGTGGCCGCCGGTGTCGTATTGGCTCGAGGTATCGCCATCGGGGACGCCCTGGCGGCCTGCCTGCTCACGCTTCCGACACTTTGTCTGGGGCACTCGGTAGGCCTGCACCGGGGAATCATCCATCGGACCTATCGAACCTCACGATTCTTCCAGCGATTCCTGGTGTCCCTGTTCCTGCTAACGGGTCTGGGCGGCCCCCTGTCGTGGATTCGTCTCCACCACGTTCGCGACTACTGGCAGAACCGCAGCGATTGCCCGCGCTACTTCGCGTATCGACACAGCCTGCTGCGTGACTTCCTGTGGAATCTGCACTTCCGCTTCGTACCCGCGTCCTGGGACCGGTACGAGCTCGATCCGGAAATCGAGTCCGACCCGTTCCTGCGATTCTGCGAACGCACGTGGTGGATCTGGCCGATCCTTGGCTTCGCTCTCGTCGGCGGCACCTGGGGGTGGGAGACGGCCTTGGTGGTGGGTCCCGCTCGTGTCGCGGGCGGCGTGGTGGGCCACTGGTTCATCGGTTTCTGGACCCACAAGCACGGCCGATCGCGCTTCGATATCGCCGGCGCGACCGAGGTCGGCACGAACTCACTGTTGCTGGGATGGATCTCCTTCGGCGAAGGATTCCACAACAACCACCACGCGCATCCAGACTCCGCGCGCTTCGGCGTGGAACCGAGCGAGTTCGACTTGGGCTGGACGATGCTGCTCGCGCTCGAGCGCCTTGGACTCGTACGAGACCTGCGAGCGTGGTCGCGCGGAAACGCCCCACGCCGTTCGCAGGCGCCAGGCTTCGAACGCGCATTGGCTCCGTTGCGAGCCGTCGAGCGCTAA
- a CDS encoding PEP-CTERM sorting domain-containing protein (PEP-CTERM proteins occur, often in large numbers, in the proteomes of bacteria that also encode an exosortase, a predicted intramembrane cysteine proteinase. The presence of a PEP-CTERM domain at a protein's C-terminus predicts cleavage within the sorting domain, followed by covalent anchoring to some some component of the (usually Gram-negative) cell surface. Many PEP-CTERM proteins exhibit an unusual sequence composition that includes large numbers of potential glycosylation sites. Expression of one such protein has been shown restore the ability of a bacterium to form floc, a type of biofilm.): MGLVAACLLAPGAASAATTLDFEFLLNGEAGPYVVVTPDGTVTISGSGSNQGVAAFDTSDPGPNAGGEDTDLLVNSGLALILQDDNEPTQTTSGIFDVPDDDANGGTISFVFSQAAQLFSLDLIDINGNGPATVTLTDGGGNSRIYDVPFDWTGDIAQGAIGIQTLDLTTLAAQVGVGPGNPLATASQDAGFDDTGVVQLDVFFAGSAALDNLVFVPEPSTVLLVGLGLGTLALRRRS; the protein is encoded by the coding sequence GTGGGCCTGGTCGCCGCGTGTCTGCTGGCTCCCGGCGCGGCCTCCGCGGCCACGACCCTGGACTTCGAGTTCCTGCTGAACGGCGAAGCTGGGCCCTACGTCGTCGTCACCCCCGACGGCACCGTCACGATCTCGGGCTCGGGCTCGAACCAGGGCGTCGCGGCCTTCGACACGAGCGACCCCGGCCCGAACGCCGGTGGCGAGGACACCGACCTGCTCGTGAACTCGGGCCTCGCGCTGATCCTGCAGGACGACAACGAGCCGACCCAGACCACCTCCGGCATCTTCGACGTGCCGGACGACGACGCGAACGGCGGCACGATCAGCTTCGTCTTCTCCCAGGCGGCGCAGCTCTTCTCGCTCGACCTGATCGACATCAACGGCAACGGCCCGGCCACCGTCACCCTCACCGACGGGGGAGGCAACAGCCGCATCTACGACGTGCCCTTCGATTGGACCGGCGACATCGCCCAGGGCGCGATCGGCATCCAGACCCTCGACCTCACGACGCTCGCCGCTCAGGTGGGTGTGGGTCCCGGGAATCCGCTGGCCACCGCGTCCCAGGATGCCGGCTTCGACGATACCGGTGTCGTCCAGCTCGACGTGTTCTTCGCCGGCTCGGCCGCCCTCGACAACCTGGTCTTCGTGCCCGAGCCCAGCACTGTGCTCCTGGTGGGGCTGGGCCTCGGGACTCTCGCGCTGCGCCGCCGCTCCTAA
- the moaA gene encoding GTP 3',8-cyclase MoaA has translation MPPHTEPSETPASASPGAPARDALGRRLHDLRISVTDRCNFRCPYCMPAEIYGEKYQFLPRPQLLRFEELERLARLFVELGAEKIRITGGEPLLRTGLPDLIASLRAIEGLQDLTLTTNGYLLPKLAQPLADAGLQRITVSLDSHDEAIFRKMSGRDFSPARVLEGIDAAAAAGLRPIKINCVVQKGVNDHQIVELARHFHGTGHILRFIEFMDVGTLNAWDHSQVVTAQEIVERIDAALPLEAQDANYAGEVARRWRYRDGGGEIGVIASVSQPFCGDCTRARLTIEGRLVTCLFAAGGVDLRGPLRDGASDDELRERIADVWHARRDRYSEERAGLGPADASRPRPKIEMYQVGG, from the coding sequence GTGCCTCCCCACACCGAGCCCTCCGAAACCCCCGCGTCCGCGTCGCCCGGTGCGCCGGCCCGAGACGCCCTGGGCCGTCGCCTGCACGACCTGCGGATCTCCGTGACGGATCGCTGCAACTTCCGCTGTCCCTACTGCATGCCTGCGGAGATCTACGGCGAGAAATATCAATTCCTGCCGCGGCCCCAGCTGCTGCGCTTCGAGGAGCTGGAGCGCCTGGCGCGCCTCTTCGTGGAGCTCGGGGCGGAGAAGATCCGCATCACCGGGGGCGAGCCGCTGCTGCGCACCGGCCTGCCCGACCTGATCGCCTCGCTGCGCGCGATCGAGGGGCTTCAGGATCTGACCCTCACCACCAACGGCTACCTGCTTCCGAAGCTCGCCCAGCCCCTCGCCGACGCGGGCCTCCAGCGGATCACCGTGAGCCTCGACAGCCACGACGAGGCGATCTTCCGCAAGATGAGCGGCCGCGACTTCAGCCCGGCGCGGGTTCTCGAGGGCATCGACGCGGCGGCCGCCGCCGGGCTGCGCCCGATCAAGATCAACTGCGTCGTGCAGAAGGGCGTGAACGATCACCAGATCGTCGAGCTCGCCCGCCACTTCCACGGCACCGGCCACATTCTGCGCTTCATCGAGTTCATGGATGTGGGCACGCTCAACGCCTGGGACCACTCCCAGGTGGTGACCGCCCAGGAGATCGTCGAACGCATCGACGCGGCCCTTCCCTTGGAGGCCCAGGACGCCAACTATGCCGGTGAGGTGGCCCGGCGCTGGCGCTACCGCGACGGCGGCGGAGAGATCGGCGTGATCGCATCGGTGTCCCAGCCCTTCTGCGGCGACTGCACTCGCGCGCGACTCACCATCGAGGGCCGCCTGGTCACCTGCCTCTTCGCTGCGGGGGGCGTCGATCTGCGCGGCCCGCTCCGCGACGGCGCCAGCGACGACGAACTGCGCGAGCGGATCGCCGACGTCTGGCACGCCCGCCGGGATCGCTACTCGGAGGAGCGTGCCGGGCTCGGCCCGGCGGACGCGTCCCGACCCCGCCCGAAGATCGAGATGTACCAGGTCGGCGGTTAG